One genomic window of Corynebacterium pseudotuberculosis includes the following:
- the gap gene encoding type I glyceraldehyde-3-phosphate dehydrogenase, producing the protein MTIRVGINGFGRIGRNFYRALTERGADVEVVAINDLTDNHTLSHLLKYDSILGRLGKDVTYDDESITVDGHRIIVTAERDPKDLKWGEWDVDIVIESTGFFTDAHAAQAHIDAGAKKVIISAPAKNEDATFVVGVNHTDYDPANHHIISNASCTTNCLAPMAKVLDEKFGIENGLMTTVHAYTGDQRLHDAPHRDLRRARAAAQNIVPTSTGAAKAVALVLPQLKGKLDGYALRVPVITGSATDLTFYASKEVSVEAVNAAIKEAAEGELKGVLAYTEDPIVSTDIVTDPHASIFDSGLTKVIGNQVKVVSWYDNEWGYSNQLVTLTEYVGERL; encoded by the coding sequence CTTTGGCCGCATCGGACGTAACTTCTACCGTGCTCTAACCGAGCGTGGCGCTGACGTTGAGGTTGTAGCCATCAATGACCTTACGGACAACCACACGCTTTCCCACCTTCTTAAATACGACTCTATTTTGGGTCGCCTGGGCAAGGACGTTACCTACGACGATGAGTCCATCACCGTCGATGGGCACCGCATCATCGTTACTGCAGAGCGTGATCCCAAGGATCTGAAGTGGGGCGAGTGGGACGTAGATATCGTTATCGAATCTACAGGGTTCTTTACCGATGCTCATGCCGCTCAGGCACACATCGATGCTGGAGCAAAGAAGGTTATCATTTCTGCTCCTGCAAAGAATGAAGATGCAACCTTTGTTGTTGGTGTTAACCATACTGATTACGATCCAGCCAACCATCACATCATCTCTAATGCTTCTTGCACCACCAACTGCCTGGCACCTATGGCTAAGGTCTTGGACGAGAAGTTTGGCATTGAGAATGGTCTAATGACCACCGTTCACGCTTACACTGGCGATCAGCGTCTCCACGATGCTCCGCACCGTGATCTGCGTCGTGCACGTGCTGCTGCGCAGAACATTGTTCCGACCTCTACGGGTGCTGCAAAGGCTGTCGCTCTGGTTCTTCCTCAGCTGAAGGGCAAACTCGATGGTTACGCGTTGCGTGTTCCTGTGATCACAGGCTCTGCAACCGATTTGACCTTCTATGCTTCCAAGGAAGTTTCTGTTGAAGCAGTTAACGCTGCCATCAAGGAGGCTGCTGAGGGCGAACTCAAGGGCGTGCTTGCTTACACGGAGGACCCAATCGTTTCTACCGACATCGTGACTGACCCTCACGCATCGATCTTCGACTCCGGTTTGACCAAGGTTATTGGCAACCAGGTTAAGGTTGTTTCCTGGTATGACAACGAGTGGGGTTACTCCAACCAACTCGTTACCCTAACCGAGTATGTTGGCGAGCGCCTTTAA